A genomic window from Enoplosus armatus isolate fEnoArm2 chromosome 20, fEnoArm2.hap1, whole genome shotgun sequence includes:
- the sec24c gene encoding protein transport protein Sec24C, with product MNVNQHTPMASPYGQPQPGYGQPGYAPLDGGYPAPYAPYNGPASAYQPGAPPPGYSPFTSFPSKTVAANPVSDLSSPLDLGPARGPPTSGAPPVSAPQPYNQYSHSQGDMQNGPPPMTQAPPRPAVSQPYNQGAVNLSGPHPSYPQHYAPPPAVQQVTNQMTGMQISSGPPTPAGPGYAPPNSSQPPASTAYSAAPPPSYTQAPPPLSSAPTQPPPPSGPVASQQYYGGPPPPSQQPFNSSLPPTSQQQFTSSAPLPPSSQQSFPPSAYSGPVPPPSQAPAPPVSQPQQPFPPTHPHFSSAPRPVSQPAFVSGPPPPAQSSFPPRAPPPSSQPGSFPPPGPPLTISSGQYPGPMPPQQQSPPSQPSPYHSGPLPPSVQMPPTSMAQSNHLPPGPQGPPGPPGPLQQPPSQPGMQGGYPPQQNGAFGQVRGPQPGYAGPYPGQTNYGAPAPAPAPAPPAQKRLDPDAIPSPQASDMPAVQKSRHRIDPDAIPSPIQVIEDDRAKSTEPFTTGVRGQAPPLVTTNFQVKDQGNASPRFVRCTAYNMPCTADMAKQSQVPLAAVIKPLATLPPDETPPYLVDHGEGGPIRCNRCKAYMCPYMQFIEGGRRFQCGFCSCVTEVPPNYFQHLDHTGKRVDCYDRPELSLGSYEFMATVDYCKNNKLPQPPAFIFLIDVSYNAVKSGMVNIVCQELKTLLDYLPRENPEMDSVVRVGFVTYNKVLHFYNVKSSLAQPQMLVVSDVSDMFVPLLDGFLVNVNESRLVIESLLDQIPEMFADTRETETVFGPVIQAGLEALKAADCAGKLFVFHTSLPIAEAPGKLKNREDKKLIGTDKEKSLFQPQVGFYNTLAKECVAQGCCVDLFLFPNQYVDVATLGVVPVSTGGSVYKYTYFQAQSDRERFLNDLRRDVQKLVGFDAVMRVRTSTGIRATDFFGSFFMSNTTDVELAGLDCDKAITVEFKHDDKLSEETGALMQCAVLYTSCSGQRRLRVHNMAVNCCSQLADLYRNCETDTIINFFSKYAFRGILNNPTKAVRDTLVNQCAQILACYRKNCASPSSAGQLILPECMKLLPVYLNCVLKSDVLLPGADVSLDDRAYLRQLISCMDVEESHVFFYPRLLPLTKLESGSLPVAVRDSEERLSKGGVYLLETGLHLFLWVGASVQQELLLNIFGTSSFSQIDPSMTSLPVLDNPFSQRLREIVDSFRAQRSRYMKLMVVKQEDRTELIFRHFLVEDKSASGGASYVDFLCHMHKEIRQLLS from the exons ATGAATGTAAACCAGCACACTCCAATGGCCTCTCCATATGGCCAGCCCCAGCCTGGCTACGGCCAGCCCGGCTACGCACCCCTGGATGGGGGATACCCGGCACCCTACGCACCCTACAACGGCCCTGCTTCAGCCTACCAGCCTGGGGCTCCACCACCAG GTTATTCTCCTTTCACAAGCTTTCCCTCTAAGACTGTGGCTGCCAACCCAGTCtctgacctctcctctcctcttgacTTAG GTCCTGCCAGGGGTCCTCCCACCTCCGGAGCCCCTCCAGTCTCAGCGCCTCAACCATATAATCAGTACAGTCACAGTCAAGGGGACATGCAGAATGGACCCCCACCTATGACACAGGCACCACCCAG gcCTGCTGTGTCTCAGCCATACAACCAAGGAGCTGTGAACCTGTCAGGGCCGCACCCCTCCTATCCCCAACACTACGCACCCCCACCCGCAGTGCAGCAGGTCACTAACCAGATGACTGGGATGCAGATCTCTTCTGGACCGCCAACCCCTGCAGGGCCAGGATATG ctccaccTAACAGCTCGCAGCCCCCTGCCAGCACGGCCTACTCAGCAGCACCTCCGCCCTCTTACACCCAAGCCCCACCCCCGTTGTCATCTGCCCCAACCCAACCACCACCTCCCAGCGGCCCTGTAGCTTCTCAGCAATACTATGGAGGCCCCCCACCACCTTCTCAACAGCCATTCAACTCATCTCTTCCCCCTACCTCTCAACAGCAGTTCACCTCTTCTGCACCACTGCCTCCTTCCTCTCAGCAATCCTTTCCTCCCTCCGCCTACTCGGGTCCTGTGCCTCCACCCAGCCAAGCTCCTGCTCCCCCAGTGTCCCAGCCACAGCAGCCCTTCCCTCCAACCCACCCCCACTTCTCCTCAGCACCTCGACCTGTCAGCCAGCCTGCCTTCGTCTCCGGCCCACCTCCCCCTGCCCAGAGTTCCTTCCCACCTAGAGcaccccccccttcctctcaacCTGggtcttttcctcctcctggtcctcctctGACCATTTCCTCTGGCCAGTACCCAGGCCCCATGCCACCCCAACAGCAGTCCCCTCCATCCCAGCCATCCCCCTACCACTCAGGTCCCCTTCCTCCCAGTGTTCAGATGCCTCCCACTTCCATGGCACAGAGCAACCACCTGCCTCCAGGACCACAGGGCCCACCAGGCCCTCCTGGGCCCCTGCAGCAGCCTCCATCTCAGCCTGGCATGCAGGGAGGATACCCTCCTCAGCAGAATG GTGCATTTGGCCAAGTGAGAGGCCCTCAGCCTGGCTATGCAGGCCCTTATCCCGGGCAAACAAACTACGGAGCCCCTGCACCAGCACCAGCCCCTGCTCCCCCTGCACAGAAAAGACTCGACCCAGATGCCATTCCTAGCCCG CAAGCGTCTGACATGCCGGCTGTGCAGAAATCAAGACATAGAATAGATCCAGACGCTATTCCCAGCCCA ATCCAGGTAATAGAGGATGACAGGGCTAAGAGCACCGAGCCATTCACcacaggggtcagaggtcaggcccCACCGCTAGTCACTACCAACTTCCAGGTCAAAGACCAGG GGAATGCCAGTCCCAGGTTTGTCCGCTGTACGGCCTACAACATGCCTTGCACAGCCGATATGGCCAAGCAGTCTCAGGTGCCACTGGCCGCCGTCATCAAGCCCCTCGCCACGCTGCCGCCAGATGAG ACCCCTCCTTACCTGGTGGACCACGGTGAGGGTGGTCCAATCCGCTGCAACCGTTGCAAGGCCTACATGTGTCCATACATGCAGTTCATAGAGGGAGGTCGCCGCTTCCAGTGTGGCTTTTGCAGCTGCGTCACAGAGG TGCCTCCAAATTACTTCCAGCATCTGGACCACACTGGTAAGAGGGTGGACTGCTATGACAGGCCGGAGCTTTCGCTGGGCAGCTATGAGTTTATGGCCACTGTTGACTACTGTAAG AACAATAAGCTTCCTCAGCCTCCAGCCTTCATCTTCCTTATCGATGTGTCCTACAACGCTGTGAAGAGCGGCATGGTCAACATTGTCTGTCAGGAACTCAAGACCCTCCTCGACTATCTGCCCAG GGAGAACCCAGAGATGGACTCGGTGGTGCGGGTGGGGTTTGTCACCTACAACAAGGTTTTGCACTTCTACAATGTAAAGTCGAGCCTGGCGCAGCCCCAGATGTTGGTGGTGTCAGATGTGTCGGACATGTTTGTACCGCTGCTTGATGGTTTCCTGGTCAACGTAAACGAGAGCCGGCTAGTTATCGAGAG tttgCTGGACCAGATTCCGGAGATGTTTGCAGACACCAGGGAGACGGAGACAGTCTTTGGGCCTGTCATACAGGCGGGACTGGAGGCGCTCAAA GCTGCGGACTGTGCAGggaagctgtttgtgtttcacacCTCTCTGCCCATCGCAGAGGCTCCTGGAAAACTAAAGAACAGAGAAGACAAGAAGCTGATTGGGACAGATAAGGAGAAG TCTCTGTTTCAGCCCCAGGTGGGTTTCTACAACACCCTGGCTAAGGAGTGTGTAGCCCAGGGCTGCTGTGTggatctcttcctcttccccaaCCAGTATGTGGATGTTGCCACGTTAGGGGTGGTTCCTGTCTCCACTGGAGGTTCTGTCTACAAATACACCTACTTCCAG GCTCAGTCTGACAGGGAGAGATTCCTGAACGACCTCAGAAGAGACGTTCAGAAACTAGTAGGCTTTGATGCCGTCATGAGGGTGCGAACCAGCACAG GCATCCGAGCGACAGACTTCTTCGGCTCCTTCTTCATGAGCAACACCACAGATGTGGAGCTAGCAGGCCTGGACTGTGACAAGGCCATCACGGTCGAGTTCAAACACGATGACAAGCTCAGCGAGGAGACGGGGGCACTCATGCAG TGTGCCGTGCTGTACACCAGCTGCAGCGGCCAGAGGCGTCTCCGCGTCCACAACATGGCGGTCAACTGCTGCTCTCAGCTGGCTGACCTCTACCGCAACTGTGAGACCGACACAATCATCAACTTCTTCTCCAAATATG CTTTCCGTGGCATCCTCAACAACCCCACTAAAGCAGTGAGAGACACTCTGGTCAACCAGTGTGCTCAGATTCTGGCCTGTTACCGAAAGAACTGTGCAAGCCCGTCATCTGCTGGTCAG ctgaTCCTGCCTGAGTGCATGAAGCTGCTACCGGTCTATCTGAACTGCGTGCTGAAGAGTGACGTGCTGCTGCCGGGAGCAGACGTCTCGTTGGACGACCGGGCTTACCTGAGACAGCTGATCAGTTGCATGGATGTCGAAGAGAGCCACGTCTTCTTCTACCCCCGCCTGCTGCCACTG ACAAAGTTGGAAAGCGGGTCGTTGCCAGTGGCGGTGAGGGACTCGGAGGAGAGGCTGTCTAAAGGCGGAGTTTACCTCCTGGAGACGGGACTCCACCTCTTCCTGTGGGTGGGAGCCAGCGTTCagcaggagctgctgctcaACATCTTCGGCACGTCGAGCTTCAGCCAGATAGACCCGAGCATG ACAAGCCTGCCAGTGCTGGATAACCCCTTCTCTCAGAGACTCCGAGAGATCGTTGACTCCTTCAGAGCTCAGCGATCACGATACATGAAG CTGATGGTGGtgaaacaggaagacagaaCCGAGCTGATATTCAGGCACTTCCTGGTCGAGGACAAGAGCGCGAGCGGGGGAGCGTCATACGTGGACTTCTTGTGTCACATGCACAAGGAGATCCGCCAGCTTCTCAGCTAG
- the LOC139303605 gene encoding NACHT, LRR and PYD domains-containing protein 3-like has translation MEVNKVSQESPSSIQAAIHNFHPSYSAQSGGNVVAPSIVGSNIGNININIISTGQGSIVSSKEALNLDTADSCGALQPQNDKIAECQQKLKATLRRKFSLLLEGMTSEANKIPLNKIYTELYITEGGSGDVNKEHEVRQIETASRKHVAQEKSIHCNHLFVPVRGRDIRTVITRGVAGIGKTVSANKFTLDWAEERENSNLEFVFPLSFRELNLMRKKTFSLVELLSVFFPETKDTGIFTNGKSKMVFILDGLDESRLSMDFNKSEIMSDVTQPTTIAVLLTNLIRGRLLPLALVWITTRPVASGQIPLEYIDLVTEVRGFNNPQKDEYFRRKISDESIANRVITHVKSCRSLHIMCHIPVFCWMAASVLETKLEKTDSKDTPKTLTQMYIHFLSLYVENTKKRLPARRESNTECMRANLISLGKLAFKELERGHLIFYESDLILNGIKVTQASMFSGVYTQIFNEELTLCKEKMFCFVHLSVQEFFAALYVFLTFNNDNLNVLIKKSSASRLFLFRDSSELILYKEAVEKSLRCENGHFDIFLRFLLGLSLESNQTLLKHLMTRNRTNQRTRTEIIKHIKERIRASQSPDRCLNLFHCLNELNDHSLVEEIQSYLSSGSLNKTKLSSSQWATLVFVLLTSEEELSVFELSNYTRSEEGLLMLLPVMKTAGVANLNACDLTVTCCERLANAISSSRLRELDLGNNNLTDTGIKLLSDGLENSKLETLRLRSCSLTEHSCETLASVISSASCQLKVLDLSDNDFQDAGVKTLSGGLGSRSCKLEILILSLCRVTEEGCTFLASALNSSGLRELDLSYNHPGNSGLELLSAVLDDPQCSLQKLSVEQCGESRIQPGPKKYTKKLTLDPNTAHRDLSLSEGDRKATRWTKLPYPDHPDRFAFWTQVLCREGLTGRFYWETEWSGRAFLGVAYRRMSRKGEGHDSWLGKNDSSWGLNCTKDGYKTWHKGMYTAVTVPPSSNKVAIYLDWLAGTLSFFRVSCGALTLLHTFYTTFTEPVYPGFWLGWVDSTVFLC, from the exons ATGGAAGTAAACAAGGTCTCTCAAG AGTCACCTTCCTCTATTCAGGCTGCGATTCATAATTTTCATCCCAGCTACTCCGCTCAGAGTGGAGGCAATGTGGTCGCTCCCTCCATTGTTGGTTCTAACATTGGCAACATAAACATCAATATCATCTCAACGGGCCAAG gGTCTATTGTTTCATCAAAAGAAGCACTGAATCTTGACACCGCAGACAGCTGTGGTGCTCTGCAGCCCCAAA ATGATAAGATCGCTGAGtgtcaacagaaactgaaagctACTCTGAGGAGGAAGTTCAGTCTCTTGCTTGAGGGGATGACGTCGGAAGCAAACAAGATACCTCTCAATAAGATCTACACCGAGCTCTACATCACTGAGGGAGGAAGTGGTGATGTCAATAAGGAGCATGAGGTGAGACAGATTGAGACGGCATCCAGGAAACATGTGGCCCAGGAGAAATCAATCCACTGCAATCACCTCTTTGTTCCTGTACGGGGACGAGACATAAGAACTGTGATCACAAGGGGAGTCGCTGGCATTGGAAAAACTGTATCCGCCAATAAATTCACCCTAGACtgggctgaggagagagaaaactcCAACCTGGAATTTgtatttcctctctccttccgAGAGCTGAATCTGATGAGAAAGAAAACCTTCAGTCTAGTGGAGCTTCTCAGTGTCTTTTTCccagaaacaaaagacacaggTATCTTTACTAACGGTAAAAGCAAAATGGTCTTCATCCTGGATGGTCTGGACGAGAGCCGCCTGTCAATGGACTTcaacaaaagtgaaataatgTCTGATGTGACACAGCCAACCACGATTGCCGTGCTTCTGACCAACCTCATCAGGGGAAGACTGCTTCCTTTGGCTCTTGTTTGGATAACAACTCGCCCGGTAGCTTCTGGTCAGATCCCTCTGGAGTACATAGATTTAGTGACAGAGGTGCGAGGGTTCAACAACCCCCAGAAAGACGAGTATTTCAGGAGGAAAATTAGTGACGAGAGCATAGCAAACAGGGTAATCACACATGTAAAGTCCTGCAGGAGTCTTCACATCATGTGCCACATACCGGTCTTCTGCTGGATGGCTGCGAGTGTCCTTGAGACGAAGTTGGAGAAAACAGACAGTAAAGACACGCCAAAGACTCTCACTCAAATGTACATACACTTCTTGTCCTTGTATGTGGAGAACACGAAGAAGAGGCTGCCTGCAAGAAGAGAGTCAAACACTGAGTGCATGAGAGCTAACCTCATCTCGTTGGGTAAACTGGCCTTCAAAGAGCTTGAGAGGGGTCATTTGATCTTCTATGAGAGCGACCTCATCCTGAATGGTATAAAAGTCACGCAGGCATCCATGTTCTCAGGAGTCTACACACAGATCTTCAATGAGGAGCTGACACTGTGCAAGGAGAAGATGTTCTGCTTTGTGCATCTGAGTGTCCAGGAATTCTTTGCTGCGTTGTATGTCTTCCTCACGTTCAACAACGATAACTTAAACGTCTTGATCAAGAAGTCGTCCGCTTCGAGGCTTTTCCTGTTCAGAGATTCATCGGAGCTCATCCTCTACAAAGAAGCTGTAGAAAAGTCTTTGCGGTGCGAAAACGGACATTTTGACATCTTTCTGCGCTTCCTTTTGGGCCTGTCTCTGGAATCCAATCAGACTCTGTTGAAACATCTCATGAccagaaacagaacaaaccaAAGAACAAGAACAGAGATCATTAAACACATAAAGGAGAGGATCAGGGCAAGTCAATCCCCAGACAGATGCCTCAATCTCTTTCACTGTCTGAACGAGCTGAACGACCACTCTCTCGTGGAGGAGATTCAGAGCTACCTCAGCTCGGGCAGTCTTAACAAAACCAAACTTTCATCTTCCCAGTGGGCCACTCTGGTCTTTGTGTTACTGACATCAGAAGAAGAGCTGAGTGTGTTTGAACTGAGCAACTACACCAGGTCAGAGGAAGGTCTTCTGATGCTGCTGCCTGTCATGAAAACCGCTGGAGTGGCAAA TCTAAATGCATGTGATCtcactgtgacctgctgtgaaCGTCTGGCAAATGCCATCAGCTCATCCCGACTTAGAGAGCTGGACCTGGGTAACAACAACTTGACAGACACAGGAATAAAGCTGCTCTCTGATGGACTAGAGAACAGCAAACTGGAGACTCTCAG actgaggagctgcagcctgACAGAGCACAGCTGTGAAACCCTGGCCTCAGTTATCAGCTCAGCCTCCTGCCAGCTGAAAGTATTGGACCTCTCTGACAATGACTTTCAGGACGCAGGAGTCAAAACACTCTCTGGTGGACTTGGGAGTCGTAGCTGTAAACTGGAAATACTCAT TTTGTCCCTCTGCAGAGTGACAGAAGAAGGCTGCACTTTCCTGGCATCTGCTTTGAACTCATCCGGTCTGAGAGAGCTCGACCTGAGCTACAACCACCCAGGAAACTCAGGCCtggagctgctgtctgctgtgctgGACGACCCACAATGCAGCCTGCAGAAACTCAG TGTGGAACAGTGTGGTGAATCCAGGATTCAGCCAGGTCCAAAGAAAT ATACCAAGAAACTCACCCTGGacccaaacacagcacacagagaccTTTCTCTGTCCGAGGGAGACAGGAAAGCGACGCGCTGGACCAAGTTGCCATATCCTGATCACCCCGACAGGTTTGCTTTCTGGACACAGGTGTTGTGCAGGGAGGGACTGACTGGACGCTTCTACTGGGAGACAGAATGGAGTGGGAGAGCTTTCTTGGGAGTAGCCTACAGAAGGATGAGCAGGAAGGGGGAGGGCCACGACAGTTGGTTAGGCAAAAATGACTCCTCCTGGGGACTAAACTGCACCAAAGATGGCTACAAAACCTGGCACAAAGGCATGTACACTGCTGTAACCGTCCCACCCAGCTCCAACAAAGTAGCAATCTATCTGGACTGGTTGGCGGGGACACTGTCCTTCTTCAGGGTCTCCTGTGGTGCACTGACCCTCCTCCACACCTTCTACACCACCTTCACTGAGCCTGTCTACCCAGGGTTTTGGCTTGGCTGGGTGGACTCCACAGTTTTCTTGTGCTAA
- the LOC139303519 gene encoding synaptopodin 2-like protein, giving the protein MVAEEIVVSLSGGAPWGFRLQGGAEQQNPLQVAKVRRRSKACRAGLKEHDELVAIGDHVCAELSHAQAMNLIDTQSTTLNLRVKRAPSGLHSSSYSGRSASPRSSMRVLSPTAAPLSSHRSSILSPTGITRGITSPPDSEAYYGETDSDADTQSLTHRRQRRTPPHARSPARYDNQEEEETSEMSGYESATDAGVSMQGQWEGQCLPGVPRRELIYQPLQTEWTTPAHTPHTLTPHTLTPTPDQGLVEAEGEGDSGFQEAGGCIGLACPPLVSPERAKEALMLGSSKQLVPMVGPQQTPVSDELSTTYMEKARQAKLQRGESVVEKQVKEARTKCRSIASLLTDAPNPNSKGVLMFKKRRQRAKKYTLTCFGKAEGDTGGETEGETGGETEEEGGSSILSGSEVDEEGFSASFDPTWDTGYLDLLDRRSSACPSATPTTPTTPTTNHISGLDISAYQTPGLVTSVNQSPGLEVSGLESSAFQGSRLESGITKKPISNHPAHMSPPAVALTNGGSAVSRASVVLSPPSQMPLPSQNGQHGNPNLSPSPITDSDHHLNLSPNPGVLNRTARPFTPGPTPSLGSVTSVMFRPPQPKPTAVTMATKPVAAISMVTIQPTRHPSGPDARRAVSSTSLYIPPRNNNSNTPPSVNSPPSALSPPSSLSSAPSSQPATNPPTFSPQSAVYASPSTLFSPSAAQSTLVYPSPAQPFSPPAPRLFHSHLAPPYPPPSTCISASPISPPHPPDLTQASFHAQPTPPPLPTPPPPPTHPSPSPSVHPYISMAPPGPHTAMATASPPQAPATDSMATREQRISVPAARTGILHDARRRSNKKPMFCAVQNKDVSPNPDLMSMVQNMDDHFGRTPGAEAGAAPSGETGHESGPEEDWLRLGAEACNFLQAQRGPRPPPVAPKPQAPQVPQLAGKGGQLFARRQNRMDRYVVDRAPSVAAAPYSPGQTREPSPTPSLPATWKYSSNIRAPPPISYNPLLSPSCPPKAQKKPEVTKSGPAGSKGQKAGIKSVDIMSHQPYQLNSSLFSYGGGVPQDTSTYQQQRGMPSGPQKTARVYEVKRFSTPPPTASGPALKVIVPRSATTLGEPLWRSDVTSPPPTVGPAPYQPYQPQAQPYQPQWAASPLSPPPPPAPTAPLPHLPTFSSAPNPVQSPTFSHLQPSNSAQANRQFKSAPDLSPMGPAGAPRPVSSSTQPTRVPRPRFSTSNLGLQPCVWRPGSTMH; this is encoded by the exons ATGGTAGCGGAGGAGATTGTGGTCTCCCTCTCAGGAGGAGCCCCGTGGGGCTTCAGACTGCAGggaggagcagagcagcaaaACCCTCTACAGGTGGCCAAG gtacGCAGGCGCAGCAAAGCGTGCAGAGCTGGACTGAAGGAGCATGATGAGCTGGTTGCCATCGGCGAccatgtgtgtgcagagctcAGCCATGCCCAGGCCATGAACCTCATAGATACACAGAGCACTACACTCAACCTGAGGGTTAAAAG GGCCCCTTCTGGACTCCACTCCTCGTCTTACTCTGGTCGCTCTGCATCGCCCCGCTCCTCCATGAGGGTCTTGTCTCCCACCGCGGCACCCCTGTCCTCCCACCgttcctccatcctctcccctACCGGGATAACCAGGGGCATCACTTCCCCTCCAGACAGCGAGGCCTACTACggggagacagacagtgacgcagacacacagtcactcacacaccGTCGCCAACGCCGCACACCTCCTCACGCACGCTCACCTGCGCGCTATGACaaccaggaagaggaggagacctCAGAGATGAGCGG GTATGAGAGCGCCACAGATGCAGGGGTTTCCATGCAGGGGCAGTGGGAAGGCCAGTGTCTTCCCGGCGTCCCTCGCAGAGAGCTCATCTACCAGCCCCTCCAGACCGAGTGGACCACTCCAGCACACAccccacacactctcacccctcacacactcacaccgaCCCCTGATCAGGGGTTGGTGGAGGCggagggagagggggacagTGGCTTCCAGGAGGCGGGGGGCTGCATCGGGCTGGCTTGCCCACCGCTTGTGTCTCCTGAGCGGGCGAAAGAGGCTCTGATGTTGGGCTCTAGTAAACAACTGGTGCCCATGGTGGGACCACAGCAGACCCCAGTCAGCGACGAGCTCTCCACCACCTACATGGAGAAAGCACGGCAAGCCA AGTTGCAGCGTGGGGAGAGTGTGGTGGAGAAACAGGTGAAAGAAGCTCGTACTAAATGCCGCTCTATTGCGTCTTTGCTGACTGACGCTCCAAACCCCAACTCAAAAGGGGTGCTTATGTTCAAGAAACGCCGGCAGAGGGCCAAGAAGTACACACTGACCTGCTTTGGCAAAGCTGAGGGAGATACAGGaggggagacagaaggagagacaggaggggagacagaggaggaaggaggaagttCCATCCTAAGTGGCTCAGAAGTTGATGAAGAGGGATTTTCAGCCTCGTTTGACCCTACGTGGGATACCGGTTATCTTGACCTGCTGGACAGGAGAAGCTCTGCCTGCCCGTCAGCCACACCAACTACtccaacaacaccaacaaccaATCACATCTCGGGGCTGGACATTTCGGCCTATCAGACTCCAGGACTTGTGACCTCTGTCAATCAAAGCCCAGGGTTGGAGGTCTCAGGGCTGGAGAGCTCAGCCTTTCAGGGCTCAAGGCTGGAGAGTGGCATCACGAAGAAGCCAATCAGTAACCACCCTGCACACAtgtctcctccagctgtggCTCTGACCAATGGGGGGTCAGCTGTTAGTCGGGCTAGTGTTGTTCTGAGCCCGCCCTCTCAGATGCCCCTTCCAAGTCAAAATGGGCAACATGGCAACCCTAATCTTAGTCCTAGCCCAATCACAGACTCAGATCATCACCTGAACCTCAGTCCTAATCCAGGTGTTCTGAACCGTACTGCGCGACCCTTCACCCCAGGCCCTACTCCTTCTCTTGGATCTGTAACCTCTGTGATGTTTCGCCCTCCCCAACCCAAACCCACAGCcgtgaccatggcaaccaaaCCTGTGGCGGCCATCTCCATGGTGACCATCCAACCTACTCGCCATCCATCAGGGCCAGATGCAAGGAGAGCTGTGTCTAGCACCTCACTGTACATCCCTCCGAGAAATAACAACAGTAACACTCCCCCTTCTGTTAACTCTCCCCCCTCAGCTCTCtcgcctccctcctctctgtcttctgctccttcctccCAGCCTGCCACAAATCCTCCAACATTTTCCCCTCAGTCCGCAGTGTATGCTTCCCCCTCCACCCTGTTCTCTCCTTCTGCAGCTCAAAGTACCCTGGTCTATCCATCACCTGCTCAGCCCTTCTCCCCTCCAGCTCCACGGCTGTTTCATTCTCATCTTGCTCCTCCTTATCCACCTCCCTCCACCTGCATTTCTGCTTCTCCCATCTCCCCACCACACCCCCCTGATTTGACTCAGGCCTCCTTCCATGCCCagcccacccctcctcctcttcctactcctcctcctcctcccacccatccttctccatctccatctgtccatccctACATCAGCATGGCCCCTCCTGGCCCCCATACTGCCATGGCAACTGCATCACCACCCCAGGCTCCTGCCACCGATTCAATGGCGACACGTGAGCAGCGCATCTCGGTCCCTGCCGCTCGCACTGGCATCCTGCACGATGCCCGTCGACGTAGCAACAAGAAGCCAATGTTCTGTGCAGTCCAGAACAAAGATGTTTCTCCAAACCCAGACTTGATGTCGATGGTCCAGAACATGGATGACCACTTTGGGAGAACCCCAGGTGCTGAGGCTGGAGCTGCACCCAGTGGGGAGACTGGACATGAGTCAGGGCCTGAGGAGGACTGGCTGAGGCTGGGGGCAGAGGCCTGCAACTTCTTGCAGGCTCAGCGGGGACCCAGGCCACCTCCTGTAGCTCCCAAACCGCAAGCCCCTCAGGTGCCACAGCTGGCGGGGAAGGGAGGTCAGCTGTTTGCCCGCAGGCAGAACAGGATGGATCGGTACGTTGTGGACCGAGCTCCCTCTGTTGCTGCAGCACCTTACTCTCCCGGCCAGACGAGAGAGCCCTCACCCACGCCTTCTCTCCCTGCCACCTGGAAATACTCGTCCAACATCCGTGCTCCTCCTCCCATCAGCTACaaccctcttctctctccctcctgccctccGAAGGCCCAGAAGAAGCCTGAGGTGACAAAGTCTGGGCCAGCTGGATCTAAAGGGCAGAAAGCGGGCATCAAGTCTGTGGACATTATGAGCCACCAGCCCTACCAACTCAACTCCTCTCTGTTCAGCTATGGGGGCGGGGTTCCCCAGGACACCTCCACCTATCAGCAGCAGCGAGGAATGCCAAGTGGTCCTCAGAAGACAGCACGAGTATATGAGGTAAAGCGCTTCTCCACGCCCCCGCCGACAGCCTCAGGGCCCGCCCTCAAAGTTATTGTACCTCGATCAGCTACGACACTCGGAGAACCATTGTGGCGCTCTGATGTCACGTCTCCTCCACCCACAGTTGGCCCCGCCCCCTACCAACCCTATCAGCCTCAAGCCCAACCATACCAACCTCAATGGGCagcctcccctctgtctcccccacctccccctgccCCCACTGCTCCACTCCCTCATCTCCCCACCTTCTCCTCTGCTCCAAATCCAGTCCAGTCCCCTACTTTCTCCCACCTTCAGCCCTCCAACAGTGCACAGGCCAACAGGCAGTTTAAGAGTGCCCCAGATCTGAGTCCCATGGGCCCTGCTGGTGCACCTCGGCCGGTGTCCAGCAGCACTCAACCTACCAGGGTCCCCAGGCCCAGGTTCAGCACTTCCAACCTGGGTCTGCAGCCTTGCGTCTGGCGCCCTGGATCCACTATGCACTGA